TGGCAGCCTGAAAAGTGTATTACACAAAGCGACAACCCAACTTGCTGAGATGGTGGAAAAATATCCGGATGGCACCCTCTCAGAATATTGTGAATATTGGCGAGAGAGCCACAAGCAATGGGTCAGTCCTAGTATGATGTGCCGCGCACTAAAAAAACAAAATCTGACCCGAAAAAAAAAGACGATACGCAGTAGCCAGTGCAGCACCGAACGAGTGCAAAACCTGAGGTGTGAGTATTGGGAGAAGGTGAAAAACATCAATCCAGAAAACCTAGTTTTTTTGGATGAGATGGGTGTTTTACTGGGGTTAACACGAACTCATGGGCGATCACTTGCAGGCTTGAGAGCCTACGACTTAAAACCCTTTTATCGCGGTGCCAAGGTGACAGTCGTAGGTGCAATTAGCTTAACAACTGGAGTTTAGACTAAATAGCCGA
The window above is part of the Funiculus sociatus GB2-C1 genome. Proteins encoded here:
- a CDS encoding IS630 transposase-related protein; this encodes MKPYSIDFREKVIKAYEQGNTSIRKVAARFDVSKAFVEKLLKQKQTTGHVEPLKQGGSLKSVLHKATTQLAEMVEKYPDGTLSEYCEYWRESHKQWVSPSMMCRALKKQNLTRKKKTIRSSQCSTERVQNLRCEYWEKVKNINPENLVFLDEMGVLLGLTRTHGRSLAGLRAYDLKPFYRGAKVTVVGAISLTTGV